In the genome of Aspergillus luchuensis IFO 4308 DNA, chromosome 2, nearly complete sequence, one region contains:
- the SNX4 gene encoding sorting nexin-4 (BUSCO:EOG09261PNZ;~COG:U;~EggNog:ENOG410PFJX;~InterPro:IPR027267,IPR001683,IPR036871,IPR015404;~PFAM:PF09325,PF00787;~go_function: GO:0035091 - phosphatidylinositol binding [Evidence IEA]) has translation MDQHDDFDSVSWRHDPDSDLSRPTTSGTDTEEQEPYTHDVNGKRRMSNAEESPQAGPLADAVDLAGIGDGVLECRVDSPLKENDGTKDAYISYLVTTTTDFKSFQKPEFTVRRRFTDFYFLYKTLYREYPACAVPPLPDKHKMEYVRGDRFGPEFTTRRAWSLHRFLKRLTLHPVLRRAPLLAIFLESPDWNAHMRLRSTRNSTSTSDGSGVPGIFDNFTDTFVNAFTKVHKPDKRFIEVREKADKLDEDLNHVEKIVARVARRESDLEADYNDLATQFRKLVPLEPEVEVPLQVFAASVEETGRGLKTLKDHTDQNYLGSLRDMEAYIVSLKALLKTREQKQLDFEALVDYRNKAVAERDSLASNPSSYYASNPLTSSPASFIRSKMEDMRGVDHEQSRRERVRKLELRIDELTREVESAKTTSEMFDEEVVREVADFERIKAVEFRDTLGALAEKQIEFYQGVLNTWERFVAEMEGDLEEEHDPGMEER, from the exons ATGGATCAGCACGACGACTTTGACAGCGTCTCGTGGAGGCATGACCCGGACAGTGATCTCTCGCGACCTACGACTTCCGGGACAGATACAGAGGAACAAGAACCATACACTCACGATGTCAATGGCAAACGGAGGATGAGCAACGCTGAAGAGAGCCCCCAGGCTGGGCCACTGGCGGATGCCGTCGACCTGGCGGGTATCGGCGACGGTGTGCTAGAGTGCCGGGTAGATTCGCCGTTGAAAGAGAATGATGGGACAAAAGACGCTTATATTTCATATCTGGTTACTACTACG ACCGATTTCAAGTCCTTCCAGAAACCCGAATTCACCGTGCGACGCAGATTCACCGATTTCTATTTCCTATACAAGACACTTTATCGCGAATACCCTGCCTGTGCCGTCCCGCCGTTGCCGGATAAGCATAAGATGGAGTATGTCCGCGGCGATCGGTTCGGACCCGAGTTCACCACCCGACGGGCATGGTCTCTACATCGCTTCTTGAAACGGCTTACGCTGCATCCCGTGCTTCGGCGCGCGCCGTTGCTGGCCATCTTCTTGGAATCTCCCGACTGGAATGCACACATGCGGTTGCGGTCCACGCGCAACTCGACCAGCACCTCGGACGGCAGCGGGGTTCCTGGGATCTTTGACAACTTTACCGACACCTTTGTCAACGCTTTCACTAAGGTGCACAAGCCGGATAAGCGGTTTATTGAAGTGCGGGAGAAGGCGGATAAACTGGATGAGGACCTCAATCATGTGGAGAAGATTGTAGCCCGGGTGGCTCGGCGAGAATCGGATCTCGAGGCAGACTATAATGACCTGGCTACGCAGTTCCGCAAACTAGTGCCCCTAGAACCGGAGGTGGAGGTCCCCTTACAAGTCTTTGCAGCCTCGGTAGAGGAGACGGGGCGCGGGCTCAAGACGCTCAAGGATCACACCGATCAGAATTATCTGGGGTCGCTGCGGGATATGGAGGCGTACATTGTCTCGCTTAAAGCCCTCCTCAAGACGCGCGAGCAGAAACAGCTCGACTTCGAAGCGCTGGTCGACTATCGAAACAAGGCGGTGGCGGAGCGGGACTCCCTCGCCTCTAACCCCTCTTCCTACTATGCCTCCAACCCGCTGACCTCTTCCCCGGCCTCTTTCATCCGGTCCAAGATGGAGGACATGCGGGGTGTCGATCACGAGCAATCGCGACGCGAGCGGGTGCGGAAGTTGGAGCTCCGCATCGACGAGCTCACGCGCGAGGTCGAGTCGGCTAAAACGACGTCGGAGATGTTTGACGAGGAAGTTGTGCGCGAGGTGGCAGACTTTGAGCGCATCAAGGCCGTAGAGTTCCGGGATACGCTGGGAGCGTTGGCCGAGAAGCAGATCGAGTTCTACCAGGGAGTACTGAATACCTGGGAACGATTTGTGGCTGAGATGGAGGGAGacttggaagaagagcatgacCCAGGCATGGAGGAGAGGTGA
- a CDS encoding uncharacterized protein (COG:S;~EggNog:ENOG410Q1B0), with protein sequence MSSNNTTTTKNPKAKSQFQSQSQTQEERPHLSANFAHPSSQRIDYDHEVYLHLMSGDDGGDTRKDKNKSKTPNQVYRENIVRRHTTRALDPAVVDPNAQRDPSPLDLEWAESQRVRERLVGN encoded by the exons atgTCCTCAAACaacaccactactactaaaaACCCCAAAGCCAAATCCCAattccaatcccaatcccaaacacaagaagaaagacccCATCTATCCGCCAACTTCGCCCACCCATCATCGCAAAGAATCGACTACGATCATGAAGTCTACCTCCATCTAATGTccggggatgatggtggtgatacCCGCAAGGACAAGAATAAAAGCAAGACGCCCAATCAGGTGTATAGGGAG AATATCGTGCGAAGACATACGACTCGCGCGCTGGAtccggcggtggtggacccTAATGCGCAGAGGGATCCGAGTCCCCTTGATTTGGAGTGGGCGGAGAGTCAGAGGGTTAGGGAGAGGTTGGTGGGGAATTGA